In Miscanthus floridulus cultivar M001 chromosome 5, ASM1932011v1, whole genome shotgun sequence, one genomic interval encodes:
- the LOC136449466 gene encoding probable WRKY transcription factor 72: MEVAVERPPPQVKEEKRPDAKPEIAAAPIGSAVPIVFESFPSTQRDAAGINIKQEERRLEAARAEMGEVREENERLKSMLSRIVSQYQSLQMHFLDVVKVQEQASAAKAENKLPVAPAPTTDDDGPDYLVSLSLGTRANSGGGGAASSRKGHERSSSSSGTADEMTTAGADDEGHHQLSLGLGFARGSGLPSSTAATDDDKGSHASAAPVLNLSSDSSGSADKNDDAKPALAAVGTVRKSPSAGAGDGSADDEVQQQAKKARVSVRVKCDTPTMPDGCQWRKYGQKISKGNPCPRAYYRCTVGPHCPVRKQVQRCAEDTSILITTYEGAHNHPLPPAATAMASTTSAAAAMLTSGSTTSAASASLIHGHHHQLAAAAGMLGPTTMVSTAASCPTITLDLTSPAAPHSLMHSSPYAAAAAAAAAGFESKAVPAAWSNGYLAYSGAHPSYYSKSSPALGHLFGGSLGAPSRPEQLYAAQSYLQRANSLGGGLGAVAPAVTDTLAKAITSDPSFQSALAAAITSVMGRGGAAAAQK; the protein is encoded by the exons ATGGAGGTCGCCGTCGAAAGGCCACCGCCGCAGGTGAAGGAGGAGAAGAGGCCCGACGCCAAGCCAGAGATCGCCGCCGCACCG ATAGGAAGCGCTGTTCCGATAGTCTTCGAAAGCTTTCCATCGACGCAAAGAGACGCGGCCGGCATCAACATCAAGCAGGAGGAACGCAGGCTGGAGGCGGCCAGGGCGGAGATGGGCGAGGTGAGGGAGGAGAACGAGCGCCTCAAGTCGATGCTGTCCCGCATCGTCAGCCAGTACCAGTCCCTGCAGATGCACTTCCTCGACGTCGTCAAGGTGCAGGAGCAAGCATCTGCAGCCAAGGCGGAGAACAAGCTCCCCGTGGCGCCGGCGCCCACCACCGACGATGACGGCCCCGATTACCTCGTCTCCCTGAGCCTCGGCACGAGGGCCAatagcggtggcggtggcgccgcCTCCAGCCGCAAGGGTCACGAgaggtcgtcgtcctcgtccggCACCGCTGATGAGATGACCACCGCTGGCGCCGATGACGAAGGCCACCACCAGCTCTCCCTCGGGCTCGGCTTCGCGCGCGGGAGCGGGCTGCCGTCGTCCACGGCGGCCACGGATGACGACAAGGGGAGCCACGCGTCCGCGGCGCCCGTCCTGAACCTGAGCTCCGACAGTAGCGGCAGCGCCGACAAAAACGATGACGCCAAACCTGCCCTGGCCGCCGTGGGCACCGTCCGTAAGAGCCCGAGCGCCGGTGCCGGAGACGGATCAGCTGACgacgaggtgcagcagcaggccaagaaggctagggtttccGTCAGGGTCAAATGCGACACTCCCACG ATGCCCGATGGCTGCCAATGGCGGAAGTACGGGCAGAAGATCTCCAAGGGGAACCCGTGCCCGCGAGCCTACTACCGCTGCACGGTGGGGCCGCACTGCCCGGTGAGGAAGCAGGTGCAGCGGTGCGCGGAGGACACGTCGATCCTGATCACCACGTACGAGGGCGCGCACAACCACCCGCTCCCGCcggcggcgacggccatggcgtccACGACCTCCGCCGCGGCGGCCATGCTCACCTCGGGCTCCACCACCTCCGCCGCCTCGGCCTCACTCATccacggccaccaccaccagctgGCGGCCGCCGCCGGGATGCTAGGCCCCACTACCATGGTCTCCACCGCCGCGTCCTGCCCCACCATCACGCTCGACCTCACCTCCCCTGCCGCGCCGCACTCCCTCATGCACTCCTCGCCCTACGCCgctgccgcagcagcagccgcagcggGGTTCGAGTCCAAGGCGGTCCCGGCGGCGTGGAGCAACGGGTACCTGGCGTACAGCGGCGCCCACCCGTCCTACTACTCCAAGAGCTCGCCGGCGCTGGGGCACCTATTCGGTGGAAGCCTGGGGGCGCCATCGAGACCAGAACAGCTCTACGCCGCCCAGTCGTACCTGCAGAGAGCCAACAGCCTGGGCGGCGGCCTTGGCGCGGTGGCGCCGGCCGTCACGGACACGCTCGCGAAGGCGATCACGTCCGATCCGAGCTTCCAGTCCGCGCTGGCCGCGGCGATCACATCCGTCATGGGACGCGGAGGAGCCGCTGCTGCCCAGAAGTGA